The proteins below are encoded in one region of Hordeum vulgare subsp. vulgare chromosome 3H, MorexV3_pseudomolecules_assembly, whole genome shotgun sequence:
- the LOC123439718 gene encoding serine carboxypeptidase-like 34 isoform X2 yields MSRATAVVLLLAVAFVWTTTTVAAARHHRHHHDGFAKVFDRQQADLVQALPGQPAGLGVRQFSGYVTVNQTHGRALFYWFFEATHDVSNKPLVLWLNGGPGCSSLGYGALEELGPLLIQKGTPELRLNPDAWNKEANLLFLEQPAGVGFSYTNTTADLERFGDDLAAHDAYTFLVNWFERFPQFKGHDFYIAGESYAGHYVPHLAEKIVEQNKKVHKSKHINFKGFMIGNAAIDEASDNRGMVDYAWDHAIISDELYDAINKNCKFDQAGNSSDFSSSGQNPSNAACDRAMDGFYEAFDHIDIYSLYTPACTASAGTAGQLPRRLHRPSTSTQSDNSRHLRPRYNSYDPCLDNYAAEYLNRRDVQDAMHANTTGNIPYAWTACSDPLFQHWKDSPASTLPVIKRMVDAGLRVWVYSGDTDARVPVSSTRQALRKLGLKTLKQWREWFTSDQVGGYQVDYNGLTIVTIRGAGHMVPTVTPVQARQLFAHFLADKELPPKPVVA; encoded by the exons GACGACGaccgtggcggcggcgaggcaccaccgccaccaccatgaCGGGTTTGCAAAGGTGTTCGACCGGCAGCAGGCGGACCTGGTGCAAGCGCTGCCGGGCCAGCCGGCGGGGCTCGGCGTCCGGCAGTTCTCCGGGTACGTGACTGTGAACCAGACGCACGGCCGCGCCCTCTTCTACTGGTTCTTCGAGGCCACCCACGACGTCAGCAACAAGCCCCTCGTCCTCTGGCTCAACGGAG ggcCTGGATGCTCGTCGCTTGGATACGGAGCATTGGAAGAGCTGGGGCCCTTGCTGATCCAGAAGGGAACCCCTGAGCTCAGGCTCAACCCCGACGCATGGAACAAAG AGGCAAATCTGCTCTTCTTGGAGCAACCTGCCGGCGTCGGATTCTCTTACACGAACACCACCGCCGATCTCGAGAGATTCGGCGACGACCTCGCTG CTCATGACGCCtacacgttcctcgtcaactggtTCGAGAGGTTCCCGCAGTTCAAGGGCCACGATTTCTACATCGCCGGAGAGAGCTACGCCG GGCACTACGTCCCCCATCTCGCCGAGAAGATCGTGGAGCAGAACAAGAAGGTTCACAAGAGCAAGCACATCAATTTCAAGGGATTCATG ATCGGGAACGCGGCGATCGACGAGGCGTCGGACAACCGTGGCATGGTGGACTACGCTTGGGACCACGCCATCATCTCCGACGAGCTCTACGACGCCATCAACAAGAACTGCAAGTTCGACCAGGCCGGGAACAGCAGCGACTTCTCGTCGTCTGGCCAGAACCCCAGCAACGCCGCCTGCGACCGCGCCATGGACGGCTTCTACGAGGCGTTCGATCACATCGACATCTACAGCCTCTACACCCCCGCCTGCACCGCCTCCGCCGGCACGGCGGGCCAGCTGCCGCGCCGCCTCCACCGGCCCTCCACTTCCACTCAATCAGACAACAGCAGGCACCTGAGGCCGCGATACAACAGCTACGACCCGTGCCTGGACAACTACGCCGCCGAGTACCTGAACCGCCGGGACGTGCAGGACGCGATGCACGCCAACACCACCGGGAACATCCCCTACGCGTGGACCGCGTGCAGCGACCCGCTGTTCCAGCACTGGAAGGACTCGCCGGCGTCGACACTGCCGGTGATCAAGAGGATGGTCGACGCCGGCCTCCGTGTGTGGGTGTACAGCGGCGACACGGATGCACGCGTGCCCGTCTCGTCCACCCGCCAGGCGCTGCGCAAGCTCGGCCTCAAGACCCTCAAGCAGTGGAGGGAGTGGTTCACCAGCGACCAGGTCGGCGGCTACCAGGTGGACTACAACGGCCTCACCATCGTCACCATCCGCGGCGCCGGCCACATGGTCCCGACCGTCACGCCGGTGCAGGCCAGGCAGCTCTTCGCGCACTTCCTCGCCGACAAGGAACTGCCGCCCAAACCCGTCGTCGCTTGA
- the LOC123439718 gene encoding serine carboxypeptidase-like 34 isoform X1, with amino-acid sequence MSRATAVVLLLAVAFVWTTTTVAAARHHRHHHDGFAKVFDRQQADLVQALPGQPAGLGVRQFSGYVTVNQTHGRALFYWFFEATHDVSNKPLVLWLNGGPGCSSLGYGALEELGPLLIQKGTPELRLNPDAWNKEANLLFLEQPAGVGFSYTNTTADLERFGDDLAGTYALYYYYPWFIFLVFLVNLSGCVGELAHDAYTFLVNWFERFPQFKGHDFYIAGESYAGHYVPHLAEKIVEQNKKVHKSKHINFKGFMIGNAAIDEASDNRGMVDYAWDHAIISDELYDAINKNCKFDQAGNSSDFSSSGQNPSNAACDRAMDGFYEAFDHIDIYSLYTPACTASAGTAGQLPRRLHRPSTSTQSDNSRHLRPRYNSYDPCLDNYAAEYLNRRDVQDAMHANTTGNIPYAWTACSDPLFQHWKDSPASTLPVIKRMVDAGLRVWVYSGDTDARVPVSSTRQALRKLGLKTLKQWREWFTSDQVGGYQVDYNGLTIVTIRGAGHMVPTVTPVQARQLFAHFLADKELPPKPVVA; translated from the exons GACGACGaccgtggcggcggcgaggcaccaccgccaccaccatgaCGGGTTTGCAAAGGTGTTCGACCGGCAGCAGGCGGACCTGGTGCAAGCGCTGCCGGGCCAGCCGGCGGGGCTCGGCGTCCGGCAGTTCTCCGGGTACGTGACTGTGAACCAGACGCACGGCCGCGCCCTCTTCTACTGGTTCTTCGAGGCCACCCACGACGTCAGCAACAAGCCCCTCGTCCTCTGGCTCAACGGAG ggcCTGGATGCTCGTCGCTTGGATACGGAGCATTGGAAGAGCTGGGGCCCTTGCTGATCCAGAAGGGAACCCCTGAGCTCAGGCTCAACCCCGACGCATGGAACAAAG AGGCAAATCTGCTCTTCTTGGAGCAACCTGCCGGCGTCGGATTCTCTTACACGAACACCACCGCCGATCTCGAGAGATTCGGCGACGACCTCGCTGGTACGTATGCATTGTATTATTATTATCCTTGGTTTATTTTTCTGGTTTTCTTAGTTAACTTGAGTGGATGCGTTGGTGAATTAGCTCATGACGCCtacacgttcctcgtcaactggtTCGAGAGGTTCCCGCAGTTCAAGGGCCACGATTTCTACATCGCCGGAGAGAGCTACGCCG GGCACTACGTCCCCCATCTCGCCGAGAAGATCGTGGAGCAGAACAAGAAGGTTCACAAGAGCAAGCACATCAATTTCAAGGGATTCATG ATCGGGAACGCGGCGATCGACGAGGCGTCGGACAACCGTGGCATGGTGGACTACGCTTGGGACCACGCCATCATCTCCGACGAGCTCTACGACGCCATCAACAAGAACTGCAAGTTCGACCAGGCCGGGAACAGCAGCGACTTCTCGTCGTCTGGCCAGAACCCCAGCAACGCCGCCTGCGACCGCGCCATGGACGGCTTCTACGAGGCGTTCGATCACATCGACATCTACAGCCTCTACACCCCCGCCTGCACCGCCTCCGCCGGCACGGCGGGCCAGCTGCCGCGCCGCCTCCACCGGCCCTCCACTTCCACTCAATCAGACAACAGCAGGCACCTGAGGCCGCGATACAACAGCTACGACCCGTGCCTGGACAACTACGCCGCCGAGTACCTGAACCGCCGGGACGTGCAGGACGCGATGCACGCCAACACCACCGGGAACATCCCCTACGCGTGGACCGCGTGCAGCGACCCGCTGTTCCAGCACTGGAAGGACTCGCCGGCGTCGACACTGCCGGTGATCAAGAGGATGGTCGACGCCGGCCTCCGTGTGTGGGTGTACAGCGGCGACACGGATGCACGCGTGCCCGTCTCGTCCACCCGCCAGGCGCTGCGCAAGCTCGGCCTCAAGACCCTCAAGCAGTGGAGGGAGTGGTTCACCAGCGACCAGGTCGGCGGCTACCAGGTGGACTACAACGGCCTCACCATCGTCACCATCCGCGGCGCCGGCCACATGGTCCCGACCGTCACGCCGGTGCAGGCCAGGCAGCTCTTCGCGCACTTCCTCGCCGACAAGGAACTGCCGCCCAAACCCGTCGTCGCTTGA